One window from the genome of Periophthalmus magnuspinnatus isolate fPerMag1 chromosome 18, fPerMag1.2.pri, whole genome shotgun sequence encodes:
- the LOC117386056 gene encoding glycoprotein hormone beta-5-like: protein MQLFHVLLLLVAGATVGCIAVMTTLHGVRGCTVREFSFVAQKPGCKSLRISTEACWGRCHTWEKPVLEPPYTHVHHRVCTYSRIRPMTARLPGCLPHISPLYHYPLAMSCHCAICSTVDTECETF, encoded by the exons ATGCAACTCTTTCAcgtcctcctcctgctggttGCCGGGGCGACTGTAGGATGCATTGCCGTGATGACCACCCTACATGGTGTGCGAGGCTGTACGGTGAGGGAGTTCTCCTTTGTGGCACAAAAACCTGGATGTAAAAGCCTGCGGATCAGCACGGAGGCCTGCTGGGGGCGCTGCCACACCTGGGAG AAGCCCGTGCTGGAGCCGCCCTATACCCATGTACACCACCGGGTGTGCACCTACAGTCGCATCCGCCCCATGACCGCCCGCCTGCCTGGCTGCCTGCCCCACATCTCACCTCTCTACCACTACCCACTGGCCATGTCTTGTCACTGTGCCATATGCTCCACTGTGGACACCGAGTGCGAGACCTTCTGA